ATTTGAAACGGCAGTAATAATAAAAGTTACAACCAAAATATAAAAGATAACTACTCCATACTCTCCTAGAAAGTCTGGAACAAGGCTTCTGTAATCCAACTCATTATTTTTAATGAAAGGAATAGTTGTTTTAAGCGATTTTATATCTTCATAGCTAGAGTTTACTAAAGTAGTATAATCACTATTACTTATACTCTCACTAAAACTTCTTATCAGTACGTCTGGGTGGTAATACATTGCTATTCCAATCAAGATACCAATTCCTATTTGTCCTAATATTTTAAACTTTCCAGATAAACCTCCTTTATTTTTATGAATTACTTTGATATAGTCATCTATAAAACCAAGCAGTCCTAACCAAACTGTTGAGACAAGTAACAGAATAACATAAATGTTATGTAGTTGTGCCAAGAGAAGTGTAGGAATAAGTGTAGCTGCCAAAATTATTATTCCTCCCATTGTTGGTGTGCCAGCTTTCAAATTTTCGCCTTTCAAGCCTAAATCTCTGACTGTTTCACCGATTTGCTGCTTTTGAAGAAACAAAATGATTTTCTTTCCAAAAACAACACTGATTAAGAGCGATAGAAAAGCAGCCAACATAGCACGAAAACTAATGTACTGGAAAAGACCTGCTCCAGAGAGTTCGAACTGTTCACGCAAAAAGCGAAATAAATAATATAGCATAGATTAGAACTAGAAGAGAATATGCTTGGGAAATACAGCAAAGAGGTGGTAAATAATGAAAGGACAAATTTAAGAAAAAAAGCATTCTACTTCTATAAAGTAAAATGCTAATCTCTATCAAAAAAGAATCTTAATTTTTTTTATTTGAACAAACGCTTAGGTTTGCTAAAAGATAAATAGTAAGCAAAGAATAGTGCAAGAGAATAAAAAGCAATATCTACATACTCAAAACGGTCTTTCAAAAAGCCCCATAAGTGAGAAATATCAAAGGTGGTAAATGTTTCTATGTATGAAAGTTGAAAACTCTGAACGATAGGCTCAACAGCAGCCAAAACATTTCCAATAAAGCAACCTAATATAGTAAAAAAGACTGCCAAAACGCCAAAAACAGGGGTATGTCCTCTTCCTCCAATTCTCATACCTAAGGCAGCCAAAAGCCCTACCAAAATCGCCATAAAAGCATAATGGTGTTGTTCTATGTATTCGTCTATAAGCATTGTGGTTTTGCCCCAAATATAGGCTGCTCCTAACGAACCAATAAGAGAAAGTATAATTCCTAAATAAATATTAGATTTAGATTTCATGTCTGATAGGGAAGATTTTTCTAATGAATCAGATGATTCTTCAAGAGAATCAGATACAAGTACTGTATTTTCTGTTTCATCTGATGATGTGTCGTGCTGATTAAATTCAGTGGGCATTCCTACCCACTCGTAAGTTACTTCTAATTCTTCTAATGGCAAAATAGAAGCCTTATCGAAGGCAATAGGACTCTCGTTTGGTAAGTCTGAAAGAGATCTACTGGGTGTGTTGTCTGTATCTTCTTGAATTCTTTCAGTCTTCTTATCTTCTTCGTTTGTCGGAGTAGTATAATTCATACGAGTAAAATATTATTTTGTCAAATAGAGAGTAGAATAGTTATGATAAAAACCATTTATACTGTGATGGGAGCAACTGATAAGTGGTTTACCCTCAAAGTTTCAAGAACTATACCTTTTCGTTCAGAATGCTTACACGATATTCATTAAGTAAAATACTTATTTTTTTGTAGTAAACAAAAATCACTATATGACAGACAAGGTTACTTTTTTTGTAAAAATCGCCAAAATAAGGCATTGAAAGCCACTTAGAGACATTTATCTTGTTTTTATAAAGATAAAAATAATACTCCCATAATTGCAAAAAATCATACATTGTTACCAAAATGCAATCGACGAACAGATTAGTATGCTCGGCAAGCAGTTGTTTATTTTAGATGAAAAAAAGGCTATCAGAAGGCATTTTATATTTATCGAAATAATAAATCAGATGTATTGTAAAAAAAGCTATTCTATCAAATGTCAAAATAATTGTCAGACGGCTTATACAGTTTATTTATAAGCATATTTTTACTACTTTGTCGAAACAATAGCAGCCTTAAACAGAAAAAGCATACTTTTTGAATCACGTTAAATACTAAATTTATAGAGTCAAATTGATTATTTGTTCTATTCTCACCACTAAAAACTAATCACTTCCAATATTATGATGAAAAAATATTTTTATACTAAAGTAGCCTTTGTACTGGGTTGTCTTTACCTATTTTCATTTGGTTTTTCTTCGCAATTGTTTGCACAACAAGTAACTGTTCCAGAACAGGTCTGCCTCAATGGATTTGAACAACAACTCTACGCACTTATAGATTCTTATAGAAGTGAAAATGAAGCTCATACGATAACAATTTCTAAAAAACTAACCTTTGTAGC
This portion of the Bernardetia sp. genome encodes:
- the mraY gene encoding phospho-N-acetylmuramoyl-pentapeptide-transferase, which codes for MLYYLFRFLREQFELSGAGLFQYISFRAMLAAFLSLLISVVFGKKIILFLQKQQIGETVRDLGLKGENLKAGTPTMGGIIILAATLIPTLLLAQLHNIYVILLLVSTVWLGLLGFIDDYIKVIHKNKGGLSGKFKILGQIGIGILIGIAMYYHPDVLIRSFSESISNSDYTTLVNSSYEDIKSLKTTIPFIKNNELDYRSLVPDFLGEYGVVIFYILVVTFIITAVSNGANLTDGLDGLAAGTTAIIAVALSAFAYVSGNLIFADYLNIMYLPNTGEVVIFCAAFVGACIGFLWYNSFPAQVFMGDTGSLSLGGIIAVLAITLRKELMIPILCGVFLIENLSVMLQVVYFKYTKRKFGEGKRIFLMSPLHHHYQKKGYHEVKIVTRFWIVGILLVIIALATLKIR